The proteins below come from a single Candidatus Limnocylindrales bacterium genomic window:
- a CDS encoding DEAD/DEAH box helicase, with amino-acid sequence MDLITLSQRIEERYRHYLKTTFYFKDPDLRASFEEALQSGYLSKGPYLEATPVFQRAQRPRDLFQNLLGFEPDEALLRAVQGDRPLYRHQEAAIRGAFEGRNIIVATGTGSGKTESFLYPVLLHLYREFQSGQLGPGVRALILYPMNALANDQRERLGEICKQLEYEKSSFRVTFGQYIGETPEDENDTRRRAVERLANRLPGELVLRSEMRSQPPHILLTNYSMLEYLLLRPDDSPLFDHGRARWWTFLILDEAHQYRGSKGIEMAMLLRRLKQRLREGGRLEPFRCIATSATLAEGEKDREAVAKFASNLFGEEFCTKDVILGETEPIPESGIEYLPAHVYGLLREALQGRIPETRNQLAGLANRLEIDLPDSEDLSYTVGRILQHDIRSTKLRRLITGNPMEAREVAEEVFADLSDTERVPALSELIELLLQARDPASHAPLLSVRYHLFLRSLEGAFVSYWPQKKVFLDRKGKDQEIKAFEVALCRECGQHYFIGPKNLKGGKLEEAIRDPGQIDFGATFLRPQEDREEDDIEEDYSGVVNRQILQLCVQCGEIGRSKPGCNHDNLIQVVQEESPKDEDRADQVAKCGACGYSAAGRDPVREVIHGADGPNAVIATTLYQSLPEKRKKILAFTDGRQEAAFFAWYLEDSYRDILNRNLILRVVQRLSPHVSEGLSLRELATNLRDLFIERRIFPPTTGSLDLSREAWLRLYREFLTDESRISLEGVGLVRWLVKWPVWFQIPEILRNPPWSLTEQEAWDLLFILLDFMRAERALELRTEPGISVNWSDLKLQGGQTRVRIGEPKKQKDVRSWDGKTGRRAQFLTRLLIRNHLSIDQAIPWAIETLRAIWETLKEFDQSASPQDRLLLPVEDARRLNPDWWRVHLVTQHHKIFRCDRCGRLQTVSVRRVCPRPRCLGTLNGIQPDNLEPNHYRWLYEEDLAGPMRVEEHTAQLDHGKAREFQDEFKEGRIHVLSCSTTFEVGVDLGDLDTIFLRNVPPEAFNYVQRVGRSGRRSGSPGFAITYCRRGPHDLYHFAEPRRILSGKVRPPVLSLRNEKIITRHITATALSYFFRNFKDKFKTVENFFNDLSHPSGVADFKTFLNEQEANLKKSLQAIVPPEIAGRVGLENKDWMAKVAGEKSRLFLAEAEVSSDYQNVIELEKSARENRNYRTAEWARKRADTIAKEEFLSFLSRKAVIPKYGFPVDVVELDTQSIQHGEAKEISLQRDLAIAVSEFAPTSKLIANKKIWTSYGLKRVAGQEWDRWWYARCPIHNRFERKPWRDEKRLPSFNKCCAHMFPAQYLDPRFGFVTNREKPEEPKRRPDKVFTTRPYFAGFKDKEGNPINFGSIRLTTATPGYLVVLCEGRRGRGFYICERCGAGFQQPKKKHETSYGSECSGTLVQVSLGHEFVTDVLQLQFHAKTEEATQPVWFAYSLAYALVEGAASEVLEVPSTDLNATVAYSSQTDSLPPIILYDNVPGGAGLVAQLEKKEMLQACLEAAWKRVSGNCGCDEGTSCYGCLRSYRNQFAHPYLQRGPVLRYLKTMLLEWESD; translated from the coding sequence ATGGATCTCATAACGTTATCCCAACGAATTGAAGAGAGATATCGGCATTATCTCAAAACCACCTTTTATTTTAAGGATCCAGATCTCCGGGCATCTTTTGAAGAAGCCCTTCAGTCAGGATATTTGAGCAAAGGGCCGTACCTTGAGGCTACTCCCGTTTTCCAGCGGGCCCAGAGGCCAAGAGATCTGTTTCAGAACCTCCTTGGATTTGAGCCTGATGAAGCACTCTTGAGGGCCGTGCAGGGAGATAGACCCCTTTACCGACATCAAGAAGCCGCCATTCGAGGAGCCTTTGAAGGACGTAATATCATTGTGGCCACAGGAACAGGAAGTGGTAAGACCGAGTCTTTTCTTTATCCTGTCTTGCTTCACCTTTACCGAGAATTTCAGTCCGGTCAATTGGGTCCGGGGGTGCGGGCTTTGATTCTCTATCCCATGAATGCTCTGGCAAATGATCAGCGGGAGCGTTTGGGTGAAATTTGCAAACAGCTTGAATACGAGAAATCATCCTTCAGAGTTACCTTCGGACAGTATATCGGAGAAACACCGGAAGATGAAAACGACACCCGACGTCGTGCCGTCGAGCGCCTGGCAAATCGGCTACCCGGCGAGCTGGTTTTACGCTCTGAAATGCGAAGCCAACCTCCCCATATTCTGCTCACCAACTACTCCATGCTGGAATATCTACTGCTCAGGCCGGATGATAGTCCCCTCTTTGATCATGGACGTGCTCGATGGTGGACGTTCCTGATACTCGACGAAGCCCATCAATATCGAGGCTCGAAGGGTATTGAGATGGCCATGCTCCTGCGACGCCTCAAACAGAGACTCAGAGAGGGTGGGCGTCTGGAGCCTTTTCGGTGTATTGCAACGAGCGCCACGCTGGCTGAAGGAGAAAAGGATCGTGAGGCTGTGGCAAAGTTTGCCTCTAACCTGTTTGGTGAGGAATTTTGCACGAAAGACGTAATTCTTGGAGAGACTGAACCCATCCCAGAGTCAGGGATAGAATATCTTCCCGCACATGTTTATGGACTTCTACGGGAAGCCCTGCAGGGACGAATTCCAGAAACCAGGAACCAGCTTGCCGGGTTGGCGAATAGACTGGAAATAGATCTCCCGGATAGCGAGGATTTATCCTATACGGTTGGAAGGATTCTGCAACACGATATTCGATCCACGAAGCTACGTCGTCTTATTACAGGCAATCCTATGGAAGCTCGGGAAGTTGCCGAAGAGGTCTTTGCTGACCTGTCGGATACAGAACGCGTACCTGCCCTATCTGAATTGATTGAGCTTCTCCTCCAGGCAAGAGATCCTGCTTCCCATGCCCCGCTCTTATCGGTACGCTACCATCTGTTCTTACGTTCGCTTGAAGGCGCATTTGTTTCCTACTGGCCGCAAAAGAAGGTCTTCCTGGATCGTAAAGGGAAGGATCAGGAGATTAAAGCTTTTGAAGTTGCACTGTGTCGGGAATGCGGTCAACACTACTTTATAGGCCCAAAAAATCTCAAAGGTGGTAAACTGGAGGAAGCGATCCGCGACCCGGGTCAAATTGATTTTGGAGCTACTTTCTTACGCCCCCAAGAGGATCGTGAGGAAGATGACATAGAGGAGGATTATAGTGGGGTTGTCAACAGACAGATACTCCAGCTTTGCGTTCAGTGCGGCGAGATAGGACGAAGTAAACCAGGATGTAACCATGACAATTTAATCCAGGTAGTCCAGGAAGAATCTCCAAAGGATGAAGATAGAGCCGATCAGGTAGCGAAGTGTGGCGCTTGCGGATACAGTGCGGCCGGTCGTGATCCTGTGAGAGAAGTAATCCATGGAGCCGATGGCCCCAATGCGGTTATTGCTACAACTCTTTATCAGAGCCTTCCAGAGAAACGGAAAAAAATACTGGCATTTACCGATGGGCGTCAGGAAGCCGCCTTTTTTGCCTGGTATCTTGAAGATTCCTATAGAGACATTCTGAACCGCAACTTGATTTTGAGGGTGGTTCAGAGGCTGAGTCCCCATGTATCGGAAGGTCTGTCCCTGCGAGAACTGGCTACAAACCTACGAGATCTCTTTATAGAGAGAAGGATTTTTCCTCCTACCACAGGTAGCTTAGACTTGAGCCGTGAGGCCTGGCTGAGACTTTATCGGGAGTTTCTCACCGATGAATCGAGAATTTCCTTAGAGGGCGTGGGTCTGGTTCGGTGGCTGGTAAAATGGCCAGTCTGGTTCCAGATTCCTGAGATTCTCAGGAATCCCCCCTGGTCGTTAACCGAACAAGAAGCCTGGGATTTACTATTTATTCTCCTGGATTTTATGAGGGCCGAAAGGGCCCTTGAACTTCGAACTGAGCCGGGTATTTCCGTAAATTGGAGTGATCTTAAACTCCAAGGAGGGCAAACTCGGGTTCGAATCGGTGAACCTAAAAAGCAAAAGGATGTACGGAGCTGGGATGGAAAAACGGGACGGCGTGCCCAGTTTTTGACCAGGCTTCTGATAAGGAACCATCTTTCCATAGATCAGGCAATCCCTTGGGCTATTGAAACTCTGAGAGCAATCTGGGAAACTCTTAAAGAATTTGATCAGTCAGCTTCTCCCCAAGACCGTTTACTTCTTCCTGTTGAAGATGCCCGGAGGCTTAATCCCGATTGGTGGAGAGTGCATCTCGTTACCCAGCATCATAAAATTTTCCGATGTGACAGGTGTGGGCGTCTTCAGACCGTATCGGTTCGTAGAGTCTGCCCAAGGCCTCGTTGCCTGGGCACGCTTAATGGGATACAACCGGATAACCTTGAGCCTAATCACTACCGTTGGTTATATGAAGAGGATCTAGCCGGTCCTATGCGCGTGGAAGAGCACACCGCACAATTGGACCATGGGAAAGCACGGGAATTTCAGGATGAGTTCAAAGAAGGTAGAATCCATGTTCTGAGCTGTTCTACAACCTTTGAAGTGGGTGTAGACTTAGGGGATCTCGACACCATCTTTCTCCGCAATGTACCGCCGGAGGCCTTTAACTATGTACAGCGGGTGGGTCGGTCGGGACGCCGGAGTGGGTCTCCTGGATTTGCTATTACCTATTGTCGTCGCGGACCCCACGACCTTTATCACTTTGCTGAACCCAGGCGCATACTGAGTGGTAAGGTTCGACCTCCTGTGTTGAGTCTACGAAATGAAAAGATAATTACTCGCCATATCACGGCAACCGCCTTATCTTATTTCTTTCGAAACTTTAAGGATAAGTTCAAGACCGTTGAAAATTTTTTCAATGACCTAAGTCATCCTTCGGGTGTTGCCGACTTTAAAACTTTCTTAAATGAGCAGGAAGCTAACCTTAAGAAATCTTTACAGGCTATTGTTCCACCCGAAATAGCGGGCCGGGTTGGCTTAGAGAACAAAGATTGGATGGCAAAGGTTGCCGGAGAGAAAAGTAGACTGTTTCTTGCTGAAGCGGAGGTTTCCAGTGATTATCAAAACGTGATTGAGCTTGAAAAGAGTGCAAGGGAAAACAGAAATTATCGAACTGCCGAATGGGCCCGGAAGCGAGCCGATACCATTGCTAAAGAGGAGTTTCTTTCGTTTCTTTCCCGTAAGGCCGTGATCCCCAAGTATGGCTTTCCGGTAGATGTGGTGGAACTAGATACACAAAGTATTCAGCATGGCGAAGCGAAGGAAATTTCCCTCCAGAGGGACTTAGCCATTGCCGTTTCTGAGTTTGCCCCAACGAGCAAGCTGATTGCCAACAAAAAGATATGGACTTCCTACGGGTTAAAGCGGGTTGCCGGGCAGGAATGGGATCGCTGGTGGTATGCCCGGTGCCCCATCCATAACCGTTTTGAACGTAAACCCTGGCGGGATGAAAAACGGCTGCCATCTTTTAATAAATGCTGTGCGCATATGTTTCCCGCACAGTACCTCGATCCGAGATTTGGCTTTGTGACCAATCGAGAGAAACCGGAAGAGCCTAAAAGGCGACCCGATAAGGTCTTTACCACGCGGCCCTACTTTGCAGGTTTTAAAGACAAGGAAGGCAACCCGATTAACTTTGGAAGTATTCGTTTAACGACGGCCACCCCCGGTTATCTGGTGGTGCTTTGCGAAGGCCGCCGTGGGAGAGGGTTCTACATCTGTGAAAGATGTGGTGCTGGATTTCAACAACCCAAAAAGAAACATGAGACCTCCTACGGGAGTGAATGTTCCGGAACGCTGGTACAGGTTTCTCTGGGGCATGAGTTTGTCACGGATGTACTTCAGCTTCAGTTTCATGCCAAAACTGAAGAGGCTACACAGCCCGTCTGGTTCGCATACTCATTGGCTTATGCCCTGGTCGAAGGGGCTGCCTCAGAAGTCTTAGAGGTACCCTCTACGGATCTTAACGCAACCGTAGCCTATAGTAGTCAGACAGATTCTCTACCTCCCATTATCCTCTACGATAATGTACCGGGTGGAGCAGGCCTTGTCGCCCAACTGGAGAAAAAAGAAATGCTTCAAGCCTGTCTGGAAGCTGCCTGGAAAAGGGTTAGTGGGAACTGTGGCTGCGATGAGGGTACGAGTTGTTATGGATGTTTGAGAAGCTACCGAAATCAGTTCGCCCATCCCTATCTTCAACGGGGTCCTGTCCTGCGTTACTTGAAAACTATGCTCTTGGAGTGGGAAAGTGATTAA
- a CDS encoding DUF4926 domain-containing protein: MIQELDTVVLTHDIEEHGLKQGDVGAVVHRYRDGEAFEVEFVTAEGKTVALLTLSRADIRPMSGQEILHVREFTPAST; this comes from the coding sequence ATGATTCAAGAATTAGATACGGTCGTTCTCACCCATGACATTGAAGAGCACGGCCTGAAACAAGGTGATGTAGGAGCCGTAGTGCATCGCTACAGGGACGGCGAAGCCTTCGAGGTCGAGTTTGTCACAGCAGAGGGTAAAACCGTGGCGCTCCTGACGCTCAGTCGAGCGGATATTCGACCCATGAGCGGTCAAGAGATTCTGCACGTTCGGGAATTCACTCCAGCGTCAACCTAA
- a CDS encoding WYL domain-containing protein, with the protein MEGRNRFLRLFELMTEIRGNPRQTPEQIARYFGISKTQFYKDKAELEKLNFQFKYNRLTRSFEIEKDPFIPTGHLTLTEISALIMSVRQLFDMSDYIITYRAIKAIKKIVANYPDTLVRHKLERVLEDAIYNEGYGCKETILNALEYAMEHRKIVKIIYISPYDDFQKITHDIDVYMIFFRRRSLYMDAYCRTTGDIRTYRLSRVLKIEPWPEPNRFEVREDYSFRNRHRDSFSVFTGERKTRVKIRFNKEKAFYIQEVKWHPSERIEALKDGGILYEVEVAEPREVIWWVRQWGPDAEVLEPEEMRQYMLNMARREVEMYGQNPEDGDKNLR; encoded by the coding sequence GTGGAAGGTCGGAATCGTTTTCTCAGACTCTTCGAGCTTATGACCGAAATTCGGGGAAACCCGCGTCAAACCCCTGAGCAGATTGCCAGGTATTTCGGTATCTCGAAAACCCAATTCTATAAAGATAAGGCGGAACTGGAGAAATTAAATTTTCAATTTAAATACAATCGCTTAACCCGTTCCTTTGAAATAGAAAAAGATCCTTTTATTCCTACAGGTCATCTCACTCTGACCGAGATTTCAGCGTTGATTATGAGTGTTCGTCAACTCTTTGATATGAGCGATTACATCATTACCTATCGGGCCATTAAAGCCATTAAAAAGATTGTGGCCAATTACCCGGACACCCTAGTGCGTCATAAACTCGAAAGGGTTTTGGAAGACGCCATTTATAATGAAGGCTATGGCTGTAAGGAAACGATCCTGAACGCCCTGGAATACGCCATGGAGCATCGCAAAATTGTAAAAATTATCTACATTTCTCCCTATGATGACTTTCAAAAGATCACCCATGACATCGATGTCTACATGATTTTCTTTAGAAGGCGTTCTCTATATATGGATGCTTATTGTAGAACTACTGGAGACATCCGTACCTATCGACTCAGCCGGGTATTAAAGATTGAACCCTGGCCCGAACCCAATCGGTTTGAAGTTCGGGAAGATTATTCATTTAGAAATCGTCACAGAGATAGCTTTTCGGTATTTACGGGAGAGCGAAAGACCAGGGTGAAGATTCGATTCAACAAAGAGAAGGCTTTTTATATCCAAGAGGTTAAATGGCATCCCTCGGAGAGAATTGAAGCTTTGAAGGATGGGGGGATTCTCTACGAAGTCGAAGTTGCCGAACCGAGGGAAGTCATCTGGTGGGTTCGTCAATGGGGACCCGATGCAGAAGTATTAGAACCTGAGGAGATGCGGCAGTATATGCTGAACATGGCGAGAAGGGAGGTGGAGATGTACGGGCAGAATCCAGAAGACGGAGATAAAAATTTAAGATAA
- the cas3 gene encoding type I-D CRISPR-associated helicase Cas3' has translation MAQITIKETWLKLSEQPEQFFVQARIQPYEHQVQTFKWLMDSNVDVIFNGVITGGGKSLAAFSRALLSRPPMPTLALYPTNELGRDQQSQLKDYVSRFRLSLQPRVCRISADLLAAMAETAGITKQTELLTRFQESEIILTNPDIYHYIFNLYYLRPLDNRDKVFARLVNNFDLVVFDEFHLFGTPQAVSAINAIFLTRHISGPGRKKFLFLSATPSPLLRGFLEKAGVNYQVVESKYCHLRREESKAGDEGFRKKWRRTSHEVTLNLVVPENGTERWIMENVEPVIVQFFRNHPGSKGAIILNSVAAAKRLTRALKGQLTSQGITVGENTGFSTESEKSASYKADLLIGTSTVDVGVDFKINLLIFEAVDASSFIQRFGRLGRHDGYTNEEGIPIQFHTFYAYALIPRFIYERLLIKKEGQSDQALLIDGMAYSREELRDAVNQVYPPVTDFRYYPSRWGILQSAYVYYALSQKEIKGVYETIREGFKEDIRQAFGIRNFRAKVGKVCGYLKKREGYAPEILEVARSFRGGNGLECGVIDLTVEDPREQFKTYDLPRLLSNWRVSGVLDRQEFLQKVEAVGVSTKPFDYAALFIEVNSFLDRPSRWRFYLDCDLSELDLSRVLVLKGFNLLNIESDYQNRLNAKLRQQRLVCYILEMNRLDVKFRRALPLLFPVYSLADKYSMSDPNPPYSIAFGQEALMLESLYFFNKTPSKGWIA, from the coding sequence GTGGCTCAAATTACCATTAAAGAAACCTGGTTAAAATTAAGTGAGCAACCTGAGCAGTTTTTTGTTCAGGCCAGAATTCAGCCTTATGAACACCAGGTACAAACGTTCAAATGGCTGATGGATTCCAACGTGGACGTGATTTTTAATGGAGTAATAACGGGAGGAGGGAAATCACTGGCGGCATTTTCCAGGGCTCTTTTATCTCGTCCACCCATGCCGACTCTGGCCCTTTATCCCACAAACGAACTGGGGCGGGATCAGCAGAGTCAGCTCAAGGATTATGTCTCCCGGTTTCGCCTGTCTCTTCAACCCCGGGTTTGTCGAATCTCGGCAGATTTGCTGGCAGCGATGGCAGAAACGGCAGGGATAACCAAACAAACAGAACTCCTGACCCGATTCCAGGAAAGTGAAATTATTCTGACCAATCCGGATATTTATCACTACATATTTAATCTTTATTACCTTCGCCCCCTGGATAACCGGGATAAAGTTTTTGCAAGATTGGTCAATAACTTTGATCTGGTGGTCTTCGATGAGTTTCATCTTTTCGGTACCCCTCAGGCCGTCAGTGCCATAAATGCCATCTTCCTGACCCGGCATATCTCGGGACCCGGTCGTAAGAAATTCCTCTTCCTCTCAGCTACACCTTCTCCTTTACTCCGGGGATTCCTGGAAAAAGCCGGGGTGAATTACCAGGTAGTGGAAAGTAAATATTGTCACCTACGCCGTGAAGAGAGTAAAGCCGGGGACGAGGGATTTCGCAAAAAATGGCGGAGGACTTCCCATGAGGTAACTTTGAACCTGGTGGTCCCAGAAAACGGCACCGAGCGATGGATTATGGAAAATGTAGAACCGGTTATTGTTCAATTCTTCCGCAACCATCCAGGATCTAAAGGTGCTATAATCTTAAATTCCGTTGCGGCTGCAAAGCGTCTCACAAGGGCACTGAAAGGACAGTTGACTTCCCAAGGTATTACCGTTGGAGAGAATACAGGTTTCAGTACAGAAAGTGAGAAATCAGCTTCTTACAAGGCAGATCTATTAATCGGAACCTCAACAGTGGATGTAGGAGTAGATTTTAAAATTAACCTTTTAATTTTCGAAGCGGTGGATGCCAGCTCCTTTATCCAGCGATTCGGACGGCTCGGGCGCCATGATGGATATACAAATGAAGAAGGTATTCCTATTCAATTCCACACATTCTATGCTTATGCCCTGATCCCCCGATTTATTTACGAAAGGTTGCTGATAAAGAAAGAAGGGCAGAGTGATCAGGCTTTGCTTATAGACGGGATGGCTTATAGTCGGGAGGAGCTCCGGGATGCCGTAAACCAGGTTTATCCGCCGGTCACCGATTTTCGTTACTACCCTTCGCGTTGGGGCATCCTGCAATCGGCTTATGTCTACTATGCCCTCAGTCAGAAGGAAATTAAAGGGGTTTATGAAACCATCCGTGAAGGGTTCAAGGAAGATATCCGACAGGCCTTTGGAATCCGAAATTTTAGAGCAAAGGTCGGTAAGGTTTGTGGCTATCTCAAAAAGAGAGAGGGCTATGCACCGGAGATCCTTGAAGTAGCTCGTAGTTTTCGTGGTGGAAATGGGCTTGAGTGTGGAGTTATAGACCTGACCGTGGAAGACCCCAGGGAACAATTTAAAACCTATGATCTTCCCCGCCTTCTATCCAACTGGCGGGTTTCAGGGGTTCTGGACCGGCAAGAGTTTCTACAAAAGGTTGAAGCGGTCGGAGTTTCCACGAAACCTTTTGATTATGCCGCGCTTTTCATTGAGGTAAACAGTTTCCTGGATCGTCCCAGTCGGTGGAGATTTTATCTGGATTGTGATTTGTCGGAGTTGGATCTCTCCAGGGTTTTGGTCCTGAAAGGGTTTAACCTCCTTAATATAGAATCGGATTATCAAAACAGGCTCAACGCCAAGCTTCGACAACAGCGGTTGGTCTGTTACATTCTCGAAATGAACCGGCTCGATGTAAAGTTCCGTCGGGCACTACCCCTGCTTTTTCCTGTTTATTCCCTGGCCGACAAGTACTCCATGTCCGATCCAAATCCACCGTACTCCATTGCCTTTGGTCAAGAAGCCCTGATGCTGGAATCGCTGTATTTCTTTAATAAGACCCCATCAAAGGGGTGGATTGCATAA